The region gtggggacggtgttctttgggtcataggcagcatttctcttcctccaaacacggcgagttgagttcatgccaaagagctaaatttttgtctcatctgaccacagcaccttctcccaatcactctcggcatcatccaggtgttcactggcaaacttcagacgggccgtcacatgtgccttacggagcagggggaccttgcgggcactgcaggattgcaatccgttatgtcgtaatgtgttaccaatggttttcgtggtgacagtggtcccagctgccttgagatcattgacaagttccccccttgtagttgtaggctgatttctaaccttcctcatgatcaaggataccccacgaggtgagattttgcgtggagccccagatctttgtcgattgacagtcattttgtacttcttccattttcttactatggcaccaacagttgtctccttctcgcccagcgtcttactgatggttttgtagcccattccagccttgtgcaggtgtatgatcttgtccctgacatccttagacagctccttgctcttggccattttgtagaggttagagtctgactgattcactgagtctgtggacaggtgtctttcatacaggtgaccattgctgacagctgtctgtcatgcaggtaacgagttgatttggagcatctacctggtctgtaggggccagatctcttactggttggtgggggatcaaatacttatttccctatgcagaatgcaaataaattcatatactttccacaatgtgattttccggatttaatttgtgatgtgctatctctcactgttaccaataacctacccttcaattatgggctgctcatgtctttgtcagtgggcaaacttacaaaatcagcaagggatcaaatacttatttcccccactgtatgtattggctcacagcacttagtacaggaaaaagggtacaagctgtcttggtgtatgtgtttagagggaggaagaaagaaaggatagggtgtttgttcataggaagaaagaaaccttggactagggctgtctgagaaggggggggagcagagccaggtgctctggtggctaaagatggaggtgtgcagagaaagaagaagaaacaaagacagcccagcagagtcccgtgccctctgctgcagggagaaagaaagagggagacctagtgccctggacacagagaagtgcccgggaacagagaaagggggggcagtagaccccaagctgagctctgtgctctgctgcacagagaaagacagagcgAGAGGGAGAGCCCtagtgagctctgctttatacctaataagaactgagagggaacaggagcagagagagatcaaaaacttctctttcccagttatttcctttacagaactccagatactttctgaagtcaggaaaggtgacaactttcacaggttgtcctggAGCCACACTGTCtagctttggttgctctgaagccctgctcccagatggaacaaaaggtatgttaatcaagagtaattgagaaaccaaagggctatcaggcctctctgagcaccatttggcccatttcatcctcaatggttcctgcaggagagggggggagagtttatcagaggtcagaaggtggtttaatattgtcaaactgatttcatattaatataagtatgtccagcaataattttgacctcctgcaatcctgacacAGGTGTCttctatatttaggtacagtagctatttagttggttctggagggctcacaattttcaCCACAAATGAAATAGGTAGAGGGCACTGACCACTAAGCAGATCccaggacctgcttgctgctctgttgggGATACCCAGCCCCATAATATCTTCAGTTGTCAGACAGTGTTACTTTCACTTCataggggggtaggagggggtcagcaGCCACtgggggatcatgccttaatccctcctgtggtcatttggtttgtcagagcacctttttataacttggatgtgactgaaacaagtCTAGACAAAAACATCCTTCCTTTTGCCTTGGATGGTTttttcctgttccattatcactgaaagaggTTCAACTTTTCAGCCTGCCCTGGTTCTGCCCTTGTCCCCCCcttcaacacacccccttgccatttgGATGAACTCTGTGAAAAGTCTCAAGTTTGCCTTTTTGAAACtcacaatttagatgtttttggcAGAAGGATGTCTCAAATTGGCCAGAAAAAACGTCcatcagctttgaaaatgagcgccatagCTTCTCATGTTAAGTAACATCAGTAACAAGTTTATTGAACTGATTAAAGCCCCCTTTAATGGTCCTAAAAATTTTTTCTCTTTGAGGTTTACTATATAGGTGAGTTCTGGAGGTTATTTGTATTAATTTGACTTGCTTCCTCTTTACTTTAAAGATACTATCTTTGCTGGATGTATTGCTGATTAGGAATTATGCCACAGGAAAAACATGAATTTTGGGGGATATTCAGAGACGGATGTTGTCATAGCCTGAGTATTAGACAAACGATTTTCCTCTGTGTAGCGAAAAACCCATCCTTAGAGCACCTTTTACATCTCATAGGTGGAGATGGATCAGAACCAATCCGCTACCAGTCCCTGCTGGAGAAACTGGAACAAAGCCATCCTCTGTTGGCAGGTGAGGAAGTAGCTCAGATGTGGCTTCATTTGATCTACATTTGTCACATAAACAAACATATCACTTGTACGCAGAGAAACGATACTGACTGAATCAAATAATTCTTATATGTTACATCAATTATTCTGAGACTGGACTATATTTCAACTCTTACGTACAATTCTACACAGTACATTCCACacaatcatatgcaaatttattaCAACAAGCTgatcagtattaaaatgagcattctgagcaATACACAGCCATTTccgagcgatgcacagaaaggcgCATTGTCATATTTAAATAGTATTTGCACGTGTGTGTCCCATACATAACAGCATTGTGAAGAAGTTGTCTTAGAACAAAAAAGCACGTTGAGAAGGCATGCCCACGGCACCCGCAGTTTTGAAAAAAAGCTACACATGGGTTTCTTACACGCACATATAAACAATGAACTCCCTAGGGCGTGGAACCCCACAAAAAGAAACTTTCACAGCCCAGGTGGTTTATTGCTTATATGCATGTATGAAACCTATGTGTAGCAGTGGAATGCTGTGGAGGTGCGTCCATAGTACATGCTGTTCTGGGCATTCGCATGGCGTCGACGCTTAGTGACTGTCCTACGCATACGCTTCTTAGCGAGTGACTGTCCTATGCATGCACAGCTTAGTGGGTGGCTGTTCTATTCATGCATTGATACACCTGGGTCTCTCTGGGGTATTTTGAGGATGTTGCACCTCTCAGCGGCTGTGCCATGTGATTTCTCACAGAAGCATTTGGTGCAGTGAGCCACTGATATCTGGGAGGGGAGGGCCTATAGAATGAGGCTGTCCTGAAGCccatatttcctttcttagcctgAGTACCAGATGGGAAGGGAATGATACCTAGGAAAGGCTGAATGCTGGTCATTCAGCTGAACAGATCTTCAATATTCCAGTCAGAGCTAGGATGAGACATTTGACCCATTGGGCAGCAGCAGCCTGACACTAACAGATGGTCTCTGGTTCCCCTCACAGAGCGACTGGAGAAATTATCCAACCCCCAGCTGAAGGAGAAGGCAAGGACCTCTATGCAGAAAAAGCTTCGGCCACTCAAAGAGTCTCCCAGTACCACTCCTACAAAATCCCACACCCAATCTCATAAAAAAGGATCTGTTCCTTTCCACAGGACCACATGAGATGTCACTGACCCTTGTAGCACCTCACCAAATCCACTGCCCTGACACAGGAATCAGTTTACCAACCCCTCAACATCCCACTGACAAATGTCACCTCACCTGCCCCTGCATCACTGGATATACTTATGACCCCACTGAGGCATGCCACTTGACTTTTTCTGGCAATCCTGTGTGATTTCAAGATGGATTCTGGTAGGGCTAGAggtggatttagctcacacctttttggtAGTAAtttatgagttacattcaggtactctaaaTGTTCCCTTGTCCCTGGAGGATTTACAATCCAAGCTTGtacccaaggtcacagggagtgTCAGCAGGATTTGACCCTGGCTTCCCTAGCTATAAGCTCACTGCTCTAAACATCAGGCAGAACTAAACATGATTTATTTTATTGAAGTTTCTCACATTCCTTTTTGATACATCATTATCCACCCATTTCTGAACAGTATGGAAACCATCCCTTGATTATTCAGTTACAATGCTAGTGACTTGATTGTACATTATGTGCCACATAAGCAGAGCTATGAAAAAGTCTGCACTTTATTAAATGAAGCAAGAACTTTGAAAATTAAATGGCGTTTGTAGCATAAACATGAAGCTACCACAGCAGGGAATCAACTCATAAATGTAAGGATACAGTTTGTTATTGCAAGCAGCGTTGAGTACCACTTtctctccagtcctccccccccccggtccagctGCCACAGTCCTGCTTCTGCCTCAACCCCTTGAATCCCAGCCAGGGTACCACAGTCTTAACTCTTTCCCTCAGCTTCAGTATTAGAGAACTTAGGTGAACAAATTCTCATGCCACTGCTCTACTTTTCAGAGATGGCAACTGGACAGTGAGATGCTGTTATAGCAGTTGCTGCTCTTACAGTCAGCtttctaaagcaggggttctcaacccagtcctatagacatacctagccagtcgagttgtcaggatacccacaatgaataggcctgagataaatttgcatgcaatggaggcagtgcatgcaaatttatctcatgcatattgattgtgggtatcctgaaaatttgactagctaggtgtgtccaagaactgggttgagaacccctgttctaaagGAAAACTCAGAACAGAGAGTAGTAGGGTTTGTACAATAATTAAGTGAAAAActtaaaagaatttttaaaatcattttctttCAATCAAAGCTGgatttttgtgatttttaatcactgaggggcccttttacaaaggtgcgggagggctaatGTGCAGATAGCACGAAcccaatcagcactaccgccGGAGTAGTGTGTGTGCCCACTGGTAACTGATTTTTGGTGCACGCCAAATCTCACGTAGAAAAtaactttctattttctactgcgggggcgtTTCCGGCAGTAACTGGCAGCATGCCCacgttggcgcatgctgcatggttattgtgtgggtagcacgtgagcccttaccgctaggtcaatggttggcggtaagggctcaggtggtaAATAGGCatacactagttttaatattagtgcaggcccatttaaaaatcattttttttcacagccgtggtaaaaaaatggcccagcgcgtgcctAAAAAACAAGCTCACACTcttgcagaccactttttaccgcagctttgtagcCTAATAGTGAGTGTGCACAACAGAGGCCTGGTTATTGCTGACATGCTGCATAATATGCAGGAGAACATCAACAGTCAGGCAGACCAGGGGAGAGACACAGCcagcaccagggctttttttgaggggttacttgggggtactgagtaccggcaccttttccattgtctggtaaaattgactcatggaccccaagttttaatgggggctctacacaccaattcttgtaatagattctgtgactggatgcaggggcctggctattacggggagggtccctcagtgatcactccactcctgaagggtggcctagcatttgagtaccagcacctttttttgctagaaaaaatacactgccCAGCACAGTCTCGTCACCACACAGGAATAGTTTCAGTATGTAAGATTCAGAAAGCTAAGGGGATCTGCCTGACAGTAAACCAGGCAATAAGTTTTGGCCaaaagtgtttagacagttttaGTAGCAGTTTTGaccgaaacaaaaaaaaaaagcagttttgcTTGGTATCTAGCTATATTTAACTAAAACAAATATTTCTTCAGGTTTGCATCATTTATGAGGGGACCTGCTGAAACATGGGCTTCAACTGGTCTTGGGCTTTGAAACAATGATCATTGCTTATTGAACCCTAAAAaatgtgtggaggggcatttttgatatgacatctaaatccgactttggatgttttgctgaaaacgttcaAAAATCAAAtggtgaacatagcaatttttgaacctgaaaaacgtctttttgtttcaaaaatggccatttgcttgaccattttgtgcttagtgcatctatttttggaacatttttgaaaaaaaaccattcaagtgaaaaacacacaaaatcaagccattgggatgtaggaggagcctgtatttagtagactggccacatagcaTCCCAGCAGAGaaatggggcactctagggggcactgcagtgagctccacataaaagatcccaggtacacatctcaccgttacccccttatattaggatttattgtatgatgagccctccaaaacccaccaaaagcttactgtacccaactatacaccactacaatagcccttatgggtgtcacctatatgtggatacagtaggtttttggtgggttttgaggaggGGCTGATGTTTCCATCACAAGTatagattatgggcctgggtccctttctccacagtgcactgcaccaaccgctaggctactccatggtcctgcttgctgctctaataggactggtgataacatctgaagctgtcatacaggttggcatgtactgtttcattcacatttttgggggggggggggagaggagggtcagtgaccactgtgggagtaagggagtgtcatttctttattcctgcaatggtcatctggtcatttagggcgctttttttgtggcttagtcattattaaaacaggtctcgaccaaaatgtccaaccttttagccctggatgtttttgttttgttccattatggcagaaaaaacgtccaagtgctagaatcgcccaaatcctgcccttatcACATCCCTGAtatgccccttgtgatttggctgTACTGCAGATGAACAACAtcgaaaaatgtctaaaaactggatttcaaaaatagtgatttggacatttttgcgagaaaaatgtccatctgccactttttgggtgtttttctctttttaacaCAAGCCCTATAATATTCACGGATTAATGTAATCATTTTGAGGGAAGTGGCTGGTCTAATAAAAAGCTGATGGGTACAGTACAATGATCCTAGatggcgggaggcagggctggtggttgggaggcggggatagtgctgggcagacttatacggtctgtgccctgaagagaacaggtgcaaatcaaagtagggtatacacaaaaagtagcacatatgagttatcttgttgggcagactggatggaccgtgcaggtctttttctgccatcatctactatgttatgttactatgtatggaaAAGGCACCACCAAAGAAATATCTTTCAGGAAGCACATATCTTCCAGATTCCATCCCAGGCAGGCTAaggagttcgattctcacttcaggcacaggcagcgccttgtgactctgggcaagtcacttaaccctccattgccccatgtaagctgcattgagcctgccatgagtgggaaagcgtgtggtataaatgtaacaaaaattaaaaaaaaaaaaaataaggatggACAAAGCTCAGAGAAAGAAACATAAGTGAGAAAGAAAATCTTAAATAGAGACTATATTCTCTTTATTTCACATTTTTTCACGTTAAAACAAACACGCTTGAAGAACTGTGATAATAGAAAGTCCACACATTCTCAAAGTAGTTCAGCAGAGGTGGGAAACATGAAACGTGGTTGGCTGAGCCCAGTTTCTGGTCTTCCAGCATTCATGAATCCACTAAAGGGTTCAGACGCTCCTGGTCATCTTCACAAGAGCGAAGAGACACCTGCAATAGGAAAATGATGAAGCTCCATCAGACATGAAAATGACTTCCCTCCTCTGTGTGTGCCATAGCAAGGAATAAGAGCTCAGTTTTCAGGGCTAATTGTTAATGTAAAGTACTAACCATCAGGTTACTTCTGAACTCACATTTCTGATGAATGAGAAGCCAAGGTATTTACCTTAAATTTGGAATCTCAGCTGCATTATGTAGGGAAGACTAGCAACAGTACTCACCATTATGGTATTTGCACTGTTTCAGAGCCTCATTAAAGCCCTCACACAGGGTCAGGTCACTCTGGTTTGTGGCACATTCCAGGAACTGCTTCAATTCATAGTAACAGGGTCCAAACTGTTGCTGCTGTGGCTGGTAAGGCTGAGGCTTTGGAGGTTCCTGAAACAAAGGGAACAGGTTTGGTTTAACCATTTACACAGAACTTGATTGTCTAGCAAGCacgctggaggagggggagcgcagctgcaatcaaagcaaaacagtagATGCTAATatacaaactcaaagaaacaTCAGTGAATACTTTTGCCCAGAGGGAGAGTGAATgattttcaaacaaataaatatttattgattttaatgtatttatttaatacgaAACacaatttaatatttaaaaacaagATGTCCAGTTTTCCatttttatagaattgttctGGGAGGGGGTGATGATAGTGTGATGTTGAGTTTATTATCAAAACCTCAAGGGGGCATCCTAAGGGCCTGAGGTGAAAGTTCTCCTAGGGCACCTGATActcctgcactggctcccaagtGGAAGAATGATGAACAGTCCCAGAGGTGATTAGCAGGCTGAGACCGACCCATGAGATCCTGTAGAGAGATCTCTTACCTGGACTTGTTTGCTTGTTTGCTTGTCAGGTTCAGAGCTATCACCTCCACTGAAAGCTCCTGTGATTGCACTACCAAGGACATGGCCCACTGCAGACCCAACTGCCACCCCTGCAGCTGTAGTGGCCATTTGAGCCATCAGTCCTGGTTGCTGAGGCTGAGCTGAGGCCATGCTGGCTGCTGAAGcaggagggtgggcaggtggagagCCATGGGATGGAGCTGGGCTGCagggggaaagggaagaaaaGTCAGAGAAATGGAAGCtatactaacatagtaaatgatggctgaTGAAGACCTGTATGGTGCATCCAGCCTGCTCAACATGGCGGTCAGcattgtacctgctgctccaagCAGATTACACCCTTCTCTGCCCTATATAaagtgtgaaggtcatttaaGCCAATTCACAATCTAGAAACGACACTTGTGGGAAACTGTAGCCTAGTGCTTAAATCACTGGATCTGAATCAGAAGTAGTAAGATTCCCCCTTGCCACTATTACTCTGGGCCAGATGTGCAACACATTATCCCTATGTCAAAGACAAGaaatttttcaaaaaacaaaTTAGGAGAAAGATAGTAATAATACCAGTAAGTCACTCCCCTAATCTAAGGAGTATTTATTTAAAGGATCATCACAGGGTTAATCATCAAATCTCTTCGAATGATTGTTATAGCCAACTCATTTCTtcatgtccattttttttcaaaatctctTCCACATATGTCTATATCTATAATTTTAAGAACTCTCAAAATCATTATTTCATTATCTTCATATCATGGTATAAACTTATAAATAATTCCCAGGAGACTGGCAACCtccaacatgaatcatgttttgcATATCTACATCAGAGAATGaacttataaatatatatacacacacattatCCTCAGACACAAAACAGGGTAAACACTAGTGCACTTGACCTTTCGTCACCTTGTGCCTGATTTCAAACCCTGTTCTGCCATTATCTCTGTGACCTTAAGCCACTCGATTAGGAACAAAATTTGTATACACTGGATCAAGGATGAATTTTTATGAATTGAAATCTACCTTGAGGGTTAACAGAATAGcacatggaaaaaaatgtttatttttgttttgtttccatgGACATAAAATGGAAAAATCCTTGcagtatatatgttttttttcctctctatGGTTGACTTATCTAGTTGAAAATAAGGTGTCTGATTTAATGTTGATATCCTAGATAAAAAGTGAGCAATGTGAGAGGACCTTAGGAGCAGGAGACTGTTTAACTAGAATATCATGTAAATACCTCTGATCACTCCTACTAGACCTGTACACAAAGACATAAGAGAATGTCCCTGCTCTACACAGCTTACAATATTTTCAATACAGACAAACAGGACTGATAAAGAAAACTATTAAAAACACAGGTATCAACATGAGAAGAAGGGGTTAAGGTTTAAAACTGCCTTTAAAAAGTGGGCCTTTAGACTAGACTTAAATagggccagagagagagagaaagcatgaAGCACCAGCTCAGATGTCTATTGCAGGCATATGGCACtgctaaataataataaaatgtgctAGTACTATAGCTTTAAaaaatttatgtttattatataAGGCACAAATCATTTAAAATCAGGATATTAGTATTAGAGAGAGAGCGCATCAGCCCATACTTAAAAGCTTTTAAAATGTTGGATTTTGAAGGCTTTGACTGGCATTAAAGGCAATAAACACATCATAGTGACTTGAAGCCTTAGATCAGAAGAATGACCCCTACTACAGCACTTCAGCCTCCAGACAAAAGTATTGTGTGGTCTCTTATTTTCTAAAACCATTGGGTCACCTTTGCTAAAAGGTTGTAGCCTAGTTCCTCATGAGAGGGCACGAGaaagccccccaccccactcACTTCCAAGGCTCTTGAATGTATTCCAGAGATTTGGCACCATTAATACTGAGTGATACTTTTGTGAAGTTTTGCCTCATTCCCTTCAAAGACAGACCACctttgttgttgggggggggggggagtaaaaaaaattccaactccctccccccccccctcctcctcctcctcctcctacataAGTCCTCACTTACTGATACTGTTGTATTGGTGTAAAAGGTCGGCATGGACATAGCCCTCTCATACCTCCCCCGCCCCCATGTTTCCACCCTGTGacccttccttctcttttcccttttgaCGTCCCAGTTTTCTTTTGCGTTAAGTGCTGTAAACTAAGCAAGAGATACAGACTCTTCTCTCCATGGACACTGCCCCAGCTAGGCCGAAGGACGGACCACTGACTCATGCACCGGGCTCAGGACTGTGCATTGACCTTGTCACCCGGGAGGGCGTGACGCACTAGGGACCTGACAGCGAGACACGCACCTGCTTGCAGAGCGGGACACGCTGCGGCTACCCCGGGGCATTTCGGCGCTGTTGGCTGGGGAACGCAACAGAGTGCGGAGATCCACCGGCGCCCGTTCAAAGAGAACGCACGTTCTTCCACCGCAGACGCAGTCACGCTGCCGACACCGCCCCCCTCCGATGACGCAcctgcgtgcacccggggcgccgCTGTCAAAATGTCATTCTCCTAGCACGGAATAGGGCGAGGAGGCGACGACGAGGATTGTGCGTGTAGCAGTAGCATGAGCAAAGGTGCCAGGTGTGTACAAACTCCGCCAGTGGGTCAAGGAGGGTTACTTGTGTCAGCTTACCCTCTCACGCAGTTTGAAATGTGGTTCCTCTGATCAGCCCTGACTGACTGTCTACCTCTGCTGCCCTCCTCAAGTATCCAAGGCAGAGTAGACATGCAAAGAATAAGTGGGCCTTCTACACACATTTTGTCCCTTATTGTGTGGTCGCCGGGAGGGCACTTCTGGATCCGAAGCTGTACATTTCAGGCCtcaaaggtcctctcaaggagcatcactttCTGTGTACTCTGGTCaaaagaaaggggaaatgggacttgatatattgcctttctgagtttttttgcaactatattcaaagtggtttatatatattcaggtactgattttgtaccaggggcaacggagggttaagtgacttggccagagtcacagggagctgcagtgggaattgaactcagttccccaggatcaaagtccactgcactaaccactagcctagtgagctttttcaggagtagcccccatgttCTGGAATTCACTTCGGGCATCAGGTGAGCGGCTGTTTCTTCtctcaaacatagtaacatagtaacacagtagatgacggcagaaaaagacctgcatggtccatccagtctgcccaagacaaactcatatgtgtataccttaccttgaattgaatttgtacctgtccttttcagggcacagaccatataagtctgcccagcagtatttcccgcctcccaaccaccagtcccgcctcccatcactggctctggtacagaccgtataagtctgccctcccctatccttgcttcccaaccaccaccccctcttccccccacctgctccgccacccaatttcagctaagcttctgaggatccatgccttctgcacaggattcctctatgcatatcccatgcatgtttgaactccgttaccgt is a window of Microcaecilia unicolor chromosome 11, aMicUni1.1, whole genome shotgun sequence DNA encoding:
- the CHCHD10 gene encoding coiled-coil-helix-coiled-coil-helix domain-containing protein 10, mitochondrial; this translates as MPRGSRSVSRSASSPAPSHGSPPAHPPASAASMASAQPQQPGLMAQMATTAAGVAVGSAVGHVLGSAITGAFSGGDSSEPDKQTSKQVQEPPKPQPYQPQQQQFGPCYYELKQFLECATNQSDLTLCEGFNEALKQCKYHNGVSSLL
- the C11H22orf15 gene encoding uncharacterized protein C22orf15 homolog isoform X1 — translated: MFITVKFGANSEVLLNPYCQIFILTDYLKKKCQCEPGDSIDLLDESGALLNLSEMERSSESARNYVQERQQYILLKIIRGDGSEPIRYQSLLEKLEQSHPLLAERLEKLSNPQLKEKARTSMQKKLRPLKESPSTTPTKSHTQSHKKGSVPFHRTT
- the C11H22orf15 gene encoding uncharacterized protein C22orf15 homolog isoform X2; protein product: MFITVKFGDSIDLLDESGALLNLSEMERSSESARNYVQERQQYILLKIIRGDGSEPIRYQSLLEKLEQSHPLLAERLEKLSNPQLKEKARTSMQKKLRPLKESPSTTPTKSHTQSHKKGSVPFHRTT